The DNA sequence AGCGAATGGAAAATGTACTGGAAACGGTGACCGAGGTTCGGTATCCGGTTATTGCGGAGATCAAAGCCTGCATGAAAGAATGTGGTGCGATGAATTCACTTATGAGTGGAAGTGGCCCGACTGTATTTGGTATATTTACAGAAAAGGAAAAAGCGGAGAAAGCGGCAGATGCGATCCGCAGCCGGAAGCTGGCAAAGCAGGTATTTGTCACACAGCCATATAATGTGTAAGATCAGACAGAACAGAGGGAGTTGTTCTGCAGAAGAAATAGAGAGAAATGGGGTAACTTATGGAGTTGAAGTTAAATATGGATGAGTATCTTCCGCTTCGGGAGGTTGTATTTGAAGCGTTGCGGGATGCCATCGTACATGGAGAATTTGAACCGGGCGAACGGTTATTAGAAGTGGCACTCGCAAAACGTCTGGGTGTCAGCCGGACTCCGGTGCGTGAAGCAATCCGGATGCTGGAATTAGAGGGCTTAGTCGTGATGGTTCCAAGGAAAGGCGCAGAGGTTGCCCGTATCACGGAGAAGGATCTCCGGGATGCGTTGGAGATCCGCCTGAGTCTGGAAGAACTGGCAGTCGAACTTGCCTGCAAGCGGATTGATGAAGACGGCAGACTCAGATTAAAAGAAGCCTGTGAGAATTTCCGTGAGGCAGTCCGTTCCGGTCGTGTGCCGGATATCGTAGATACAGATGTTGCCTTTCATGAGACAATCTGTGAATTAAGCAACAATCCAAGGCTTGTGAGTCTTACCAAGAACTTCGGAGAGCAGGTGTACCGATACCGTGTGGAATATGTGCGGGATACCGGATATCATGGCAAACTGCTCCGTGAGCATGATGAGATCACGGAGGCGATATTGCTCGGAGATGTAGAGAAAGCAAAAGCAGTTATGCATCAGCATATTTACGATCAGGAACAGATCGTGATACAGAATATCAAACAGAAACAGGATACTATATAAGACTGAGTGGTCAAAAATAGGGAGTGGACAGTAAGAAATTTACCGTTCACTCCCTATTTTTGACCACTCAGTCCATTTTACAGTTTTTTTAAATGCAATCTGGTATAGTTTAGATATTCTAAAACATAAGGCGTGTAAAGTAAATTGACAAATACATATGTATGCCATATACTTGGTATTACTAGGTATAAAGATAATAGAAAGAGGAATTATGGCAAATCAAAGTATAAATCAGTTTAAAAAAGGAATACTTCCCATGCTCATTCTGCAGATTATATCAGATGAAAAGGATTATGGGTATAACATTGTCAATCGTTTTAATGCACGATGTGTTGCTGGGATGGATATCAAAGAAGGAACATTGTATCCGATCCTGCATAGATTAGAAGAAGATGGTGCGATTGCCAGTGAATGGGTGATGACATCTGAGAATGGAAAACCAAAGAAATTCTATAAGATTACAGAAGAAGGGAAGCTTCTATTGGAAGAACAGTGGAATTGTTGGATGCAGATAGAAGGAATGGTACGAGACTTTGAGAAAAAACATATATCTGATTAAAATATTCGTTTTGTTGCATGCACCATTTGGGCAGCGGATGCAGCTTGTAAAAGAGATAAGACAATCTATAGATGATAAATTGGATACGGGCATGACAATCAATGAAGTGATTGAGGAGCTTGGTGAAGCTTCCGCACTGACAGAAGAGTATAACGATATCGGTATGCGGCAGCAGACAAAGGAGTATGTATGGATGGTGCTCTGGATTCTGATTGGAATCTGTCTTGGCGTTTTGCTGATAATTGATGGATATACATTATACACCGGATATCATGAGATTAACCAGTACATAGCACCGACTGGATATGAGTGGATTGATTTTAGACCAAAGGCAGGGGGAACGTGGGGCAAAGTGATTGTAGAAAGCATAGGTTTTTGTATCTGTCTGGGAAATGTAATCTATCATTTTAAAAGGCGAAGAAAAGCAAAAAAAGATAATGAATTATAAATAAAAAGGGGAACAAAAGAAATGAAAAAGAAGAAATATCTTATGAAGATATTCATGCATCTGCATGCACCATTAAAGAAACGGATACAGATGGTAAAGGATCTGGGACGGTCGTTAGATGATAAACTGGCAGAAGGAGAAACTATAGAGGGAGCAATCGCAGAACTGGGAGAAGCCGCAGACATTATTCAGGAATATGAAGATCTCGGAATGAGAAAACGAACGAAGGAATGGGTGCTTGCTGTGATCTGGATATTGATCGGAATTGTGGTGGGGTATCTGTTGTTTACGGAATGTAGGATACTGTATAGGGGATACAATTATGTAATAATACGGACATCACCTAACACGGGTGTTGGAGTAGCCTATGGAATAAATATGGGCGCAGAGGTAGTGAAAATAGTGTTTGAATCGATAGGTTTTATTATATGTGTAGGAAATGTTATCTGGCATTTTATAAAACAAAAAAGAAAAAAGGAGATGTAAAAAAATGAAGAAAGTAGTGCGAAAGATAATAAGTATGGCATTAGCATGTATGTTAATTTGGGGACTTCCAATATCTGCTCATGCGGAAACAACGGAGTCGATAGTAGTGGATGAAGGAACAGAAAATACAATGGAGCTGATAGGACAGGAAGTTGTACATATTAAATATGATGGGACAATAGTCCGTGAACTAATATATACAAAATTGCAGAATAAAAAACTATTGTATGCAAGTCAATCGGATAAAGTTACATGTAGCTATGCATATTACTATTTGGGTAAAGATTCTAAGAAACAGCCTCAGTATCAGATTGTTATGAATATATCATCAAAGGAGAACTTAAAATCAAGTGTACTAAGTACCAAAGCAGAGGGAATATCAACTTGGCATAATAATACAGTGACACATTCCGGTAAGACAGGAAAAAATACGAGGACTTTTGTTTATACAAGCAGTAATCCACCGTCAAATCCGTATTGTTACGCAAAAGCAACAATTAAAACGGTTAATGGAACATATAATTATTCTTTTGGCAAACTGACGAATCCTAAGAGTAAATAAATGATATACCTTGATCATTATATAAAGATGGTCAATGGATATAGATGTAAGGACACTGGCTAATAATGCAAGTGCTCTGCAAAAAAAGAGACTCTGGCACAATTTTGCGAAGAGAACCAGAGCTTCATAGCCATATATACTTATGAAAAAGTACATGAATAAGATGATATACCGTTTTTTCATATGTATGTAAATTCAAAACAAAGGAGGGCAGCATTACATAAGGTGAAATGTAAATATGCATGTTTGAAGGTATAGGAAAATATACAAAGGAGATTTTTATATGAACAAAGTGGTAAAGACAATAAAAAATAAATTAATGATTGCAGCAATGGTGGCAGTAATGGTATTTGGAACGGCAATGGTTCCGGTGCATGCAGCATCTGTAGAGACAAATGTATATGGTGGAGGTTCTACCTATAATTATTATATCAGAAAGGCAGGGGGTACAGAGATATTGGGTATAATGCGTATTTCAAAAAGTGCAAGTAAAATAACAAATGTATTTACGGCAGAGATGGGATGCAGTAAGGCACAGGTATGGGTTAGAGAAAACTCAAAAGCATCGTATGCGACTAAAAGTCGTTCTAATATGGTAAAAGGTAATACAGTAACTGCTGTAAAAGGTGGACGAGAATTTACTGAAGCTTATGGAAAGGCTAAAGTTACTTATTAATAAATAGCAGATTATAACTTTGGTGTATGGACATCCGGGAATCTGCAATAATGGCAGATTCCTGTGATGTTTTATAAAATAATGAAAGCGGGGTAGACAGATGAAGAAAGTAGTGCGTACTATTTGCATTGTTTTATGTGTCGGTTTGATTTTAGGGTTGGGATATATTGTCTCACGAAAAATGAAAAAATATCCGGAAGAGATAGAATATTCGGCATTAAGGGCATTTACAGATAACGGTATGTATTATGCAAGAAGGAATATACTTTATTTCCTGGATTCAGCGACAGGAAAATCAGTAGTAGTTTGTAATAAGGCAAATTGTAAACATAATACGACGAAGTGCAATGCATACACGATAGATATTCAACCTGCTATGCTTTGCTATGGAGATAAAATATACATAAGTGAATTTGATTCTGAGTTAACGTTTAATGATGATGGTGATGCGGAACAAAAAGGAGTTTCACAGATTCGTGAAATAAATAAAGATGGAAGTGGAGCTCGGGTTTTGTATTCTGCAGATGAAGGAGCCGTTATAGGTATGGAAATGGTAGATGGAGTATTGTATTTCACTACATGGAAGTATCATGATGGATTTAAGTTGAATGAATATAAGCAAGACTGTACGTTATATGCATATGATTTAAGATGGAATCGGTTACGGACATTGCTAAGCTATGAAGGAGATGCAGAGCATGACAGTGCTGCACTATATATATTAAATAATAAGAATAAAGAAAAGCTTTATCTGACATATGAATATGAAGATAGCAAGGAAAACTGGCATACAATACTGTTTACATATAATATAAAAACACACGCAGATGAAATTGTCGAAGATGATCTAAATACAAAATATGGTGAGTATTTTGATATTATCAGCACTTCAAGTGGAAATTATATAAAGACTACAGAATTGGATAATGATGTTGAGTGGAGTGTGATATGTTCATGCGATGAAAATTTGCAGAATCAGAAAGAGATTTTTCGGTTTGTAGGGGGAAGTGTTGATTGTATGGATGGATATTTATATGTGATTAACACAGATTATAATAAGTTTTTTTATCAATGCGATACAGGAACAATTTATCTGGCAAATACCTGTTTTACAGGAGAAGGAACCTATATATCCGATATCTATGGATTGGATGAATCAAGTGACAAGCTATATATAGATGGACATGATTATACTGGTATGAAACCAGGTGATATAATCACATCGGATCAGAGTGAACAGACAGTGACAGGATGGACCAAATTCCGGGACACATATTTTACAAAACTGGAGGATGCAGATCAGAGCATCGTAAAGACATTTGACTGGGTGAAATGGCCATAAAAAAAGAGACTCTGGCACAATTTTGCGAAGAGAACCAGAGTCTCGTAGCCATATATACTTATGAAAAAGTACATGAGATAAATATACCGCTTTTTCATATGTATGTA is a window from the Lachnospiraceae bacterium GAM79 genome containing:
- a CDS encoding GntR family transcriptional regulator — encoded protein: MELKLNMDEYLPLREVVFEALRDAIVHGEFEPGERLLEVALAKRLGVSRTPVREAIRMLELEGLVVMVPRKGAEVARITEKDLRDALEIRLSLEELAVELACKRIDEDGRLRLKEACENFREAVRSGRVPDIVDTDVAFHETICELSNNPRLVSLTKNFGEQVYRYRVEYVRDTGYHGKLLREHDEITEAILLGDVEKAKAVMHQHIYDQEQIVIQNIKQKQDTI
- a CDS encoding PadR family transcriptional regulator, which codes for MANQSINQFKKGILPMLILQIISDEKDYGYNIVNRFNARCVAGMDIKEGTLYPILHRLEEDGAIASEWVMTSENGKPKKFYKITEEGKLLLEEQWNCWMQIEGMVRDFEKKHISD